A single region of the Salarchaeum japonicum genome encodes:
- a CDS encoding DUF4385 family protein, which yields MPADENGVYCVDFREHPEYYRIDRGEQGVFKVEPYKSELLPLWGYADAGTAAESAVAIRERFEEYRERGEFVGMDMARKYLRMGYTRAMRYARYPGGRKYVDGEERDPVEWADAEKRRAARIYWHALQSVTADSVYRAFRERWPRV from the coding sequence TTGCCGGCGGACGAGAACGGCGTGTACTGCGTGGATTTCCGCGAGCATCCCGAGTACTATCGAATCGACCGCGGCGAGCAGGGGGTGTTCAAGGTGGAGCCGTACAAGTCGGAGTTGTTGCCGCTGTGGGGGTACGCGGACGCGGGGACGGCGGCGGAGAGCGCGGTAGCGATTCGGGAGAGATTCGAGGAATACCGCGAGCGTGGGGAGTTCGTGGGGATGGATATGGCGCGGAAGTACCTGCGGATGGGGTACACGCGGGCGATGCGGTACGCGCGGTATCCGGGCGGCCGGAAGTACGTCGATGGGGAGGAGCGCGACCCGGTGGAGTGGGCGGACGCGGAGAAGCGGCGGGCGGCCCGAATCTACTGGCACGCGCTCCAGTCCGTGACGGCAGACTCCGTGTACCGGGCGTTCCGGGAGCGCTGGCCGCGCGTCTAG
- a CDS encoding lipoate--protein ligase family protein, translated as MRVVRGVADTRTGDGEVTRRLTEQVGESGEPAVRVWRPDRQVAFGRRDARADGYEAAREAAREHGFASVERSVGGRAVAYTGTTVAFARVEPIDDIRSGMEERYEAMVSDVQRACWRLGAPAQRGEPPESFCPGAYSLQYRGKLAGVAQRVTSNAALVSGVLVVEDHREIGRVLADVYGELGLAFDPRSVGSLERAGATTDPVEVLSELETALAGATYRTESVRQT; from the coding sequence ATGCGCGTGGTTCGTGGCGTGGCTGACACGCGGACGGGGGACGGCGAGGTGACCCGGCGGCTCACGGAGCAGGTCGGGGAGTCCGGCGAGCCAGCCGTGCGGGTGTGGCGGCCGGATCGGCAGGTGGCGTTCGGGCGGCGGGACGCGCGGGCGGACGGCTACGAGGCGGCGCGCGAGGCGGCGCGCGAGCACGGGTTCGCGTCCGTGGAGCGGAGCGTCGGCGGGCGCGCGGTGGCGTACACGGGAACGACCGTCGCGTTCGCGCGCGTCGAACCCATCGACGACATCCGGAGCGGCATGGAGGAACGCTACGAGGCGATGGTGTCGGACGTACAGCGGGCGTGCTGGCGGCTCGGCGCGCCCGCGCAGCGCGGCGAACCCCCGGAGTCGTTCTGTCCGGGCGCGTACAGCCTCCAGTACCGGGGGAAACTGGCGGGGGTCGCCCAGCGCGTCACGTCGAACGCCGCGCTCGTCTCCGGCGTGCTCGTGGTCGAAGACCACCGCGAGATTGGGCGCGTGCTCGCCGACGTGTACGGCGAACTCGGCCTCGCGTTCGACCCGCGGTCGGTCGGGAGTCTGGAGCGCGCGGGCGCGACCACCGACCCCGTCGAGGTCTTATCGGAACTGGAGACGGCGCTCGCGGGCGCGACCTATCGAACCGAGAGCGTCCGTCAGACTTAG
- a CDS encoding dihydroorotase: MRVIRNAALADGRRVDVRLDGGRIDAVGDDLDGELLVDANGKRLLPGMIDVHVHFRQPGASQKETWTTGSQSAAAGGVTTVVDQPNTNPPTVTGAAFDEKDELASESLVDYGVNGGVTENWEPDSLFERPLFALGEVFLADSTGNMGIDAALFAAAVERAADEDVPVTVHAEDADLFSEDARERSDADAWSAYRTPEAEEAAVERAVAVAEGSGAQVHIAHTSTPEGVDAARAGGATCEVTPHHLFLSRDDLPDLGTFGRMNPPLRSEERREAVFERLQSGAVDVVATDHAPHTREEKDAGIWDAPSGVPGVETALPLLLNAAREGELSYERVRDVTAANPARIFDLPRKGRIEAGRDADLVLVDPENVQEIRGDDLHSKCGWTPFEGFAGVFPEWTMVRGEFAYREGKFGSARGENVRRQRS; the protein is encoded by the coding sequence ATGCGCGTGATTCGGAACGCGGCGCTCGCCGACGGCCGCCGAGTGGACGTTCGACTCGACGGCGGCCGCATCGACGCCGTGGGCGACGACCTGGACGGCGAACTGCTCGTGGACGCGAACGGGAAACGCCTCCTGCCGGGAATGATAGACGTGCACGTTCACTTCCGCCAGCCGGGCGCGAGCCAGAAGGAAACCTGGACGACGGGGAGTCAGTCGGCGGCCGCGGGCGGCGTCACCACCGTTGTCGACCAGCCGAACACGAACCCGCCCACCGTCACGGGCGCGGCGTTCGACGAGAAGGACGAACTCGCGAGCGAGTCGCTCGTGGACTACGGCGTCAACGGCGGCGTCACCGAGAACTGGGAGCCGGACTCGCTGTTCGAGAGGCCGCTGTTCGCGCTGGGCGAGGTGTTCCTCGCCGACTCGACCGGAAACATGGGTATCGACGCGGCGCTGTTCGCGGCGGCGGTGGAGCGCGCGGCCGACGAGGACGTGCCCGTCACCGTGCACGCGGAGGACGCCGACCTGTTCTCAGAGGACGCCCGGGAGCGCTCGGACGCGGACGCGTGGAGCGCGTACCGCACGCCGGAGGCGGAGGAAGCGGCGGTGGAGCGCGCGGTCGCGGTCGCGGAGGGGTCGGGCGCGCAGGTGCACATCGCGCACACCAGCACGCCGGAGGGCGTGGACGCGGCGCGCGCGGGCGGCGCGACCTGCGAGGTGACGCCCCACCACCTCTTCCTCTCCCGGGACGACCTCCCCGACCTCGGGACGTTCGGGCGGATGAACCCGCCGCTTCGCTCCGAAGAACGGCGAGAAGCGGTGTTCGAGCGGCTCCAATCGGGTGCGGTGGACGTGGTGGCGACCGACCACGCGCCGCACACCCGCGAGGAGAAGGACGCGGGCATCTGGGACGCGCCCTCGGGCGTGCCGGGCGTCGAGACGGCGCTCCCGCTCCTCCTGAACGCCGCGCGCGAGGGCGAGTTGTCCTACGAGCGCGTGCGGGACGTGACCGCCGCGAACCCCGCTCGAATCTTCGACCTCCCGCGGAAGGGACGAATCGAGGCCGGCCGGGACGCGGATTTGGTGCTCGTCGACCCCGAGAACGTGCAGGAAATCCGGGGCGACGACCTGCACTCGAAATGTGGGTGGACGCCGTTCGAAGGCTTCGCGGGCGTGTTCCCGGAGTGGACGATGGTGCGGGGCGAGTTCGCCTACCGGGAGGGGAAGTTCGGGAGCGCGCGCGGCGAGAACGTGCGGCGTCAGAGGTCGTAG
- a CDS encoding DUF7529 family protein, whose protein sequence is MSEDVTDPRAGAWAATVEDMAATADAYDDAGWDTYEVEPGDTTLLATEDAERADLDVVVTGPDYETVTGLIEDGVSFTEYEVLTATEAGTVYVVVVMEDPDREVALLFAGMYGEDDAADAADAAAERGEFVVHLRGLEEEPVEFVYEDPGLFAGED, encoded by the coding sequence ATGAGCGAGGACGTGACAGACCCGCGGGCGGGTGCGTGGGCGGCGACGGTCGAGGACATGGCGGCGACCGCTGACGCCTACGACGACGCCGGCTGGGACACGTACGAGGTAGAGCCGGGCGACACGACACTGCTGGCGACCGAGGACGCCGAGCGCGCGGACCTCGACGTGGTCGTCACCGGGCCGGACTACGAGACGGTCACGGGCCTCATCGAGGACGGCGTCTCCTTCACCGAGTACGAGGTGCTCACCGCGACCGAAGCGGGGACGGTGTACGTCGTGGTCGTGATGGAAGACCCCGACCGCGAGGTCGCGCTGTTGTTCGCGGGGATGTACGGCGAAGACGACGCCGCGGACGCCGCGGACGCGGCCGCGGAGCGCGGCGAGTTCGTGGTTCACCTCCGCGGCCTGGAGGAAGAACCGGTCGAGTTCGTGTACGAAGACCCCGGGTTGTTCGCGGGCGAGGACTAG
- a CDS encoding DUF7847 domain-containing protein: protein MSLGTAFGRAASFVKRRPDAFAVVVALLAAVQALNAPRFVLRGQAANLVGSALSMFVAPFLTIPALSLVYADAERDDRVPLSAAFETYGERVLHLLGANLTILGLVVAATFALVVLAFIPVLNVVAVITFVFGVLVAVFVLQFVSAAVVVDDVGGPNALRESKEFVSENTGGAVAFAVARLAVTLPPAVAFLFLTDAVPRDAAFSLTPGALVAAALTVLASAFMHVVYLHYYRDVKRRPY, encoded by the coding sequence ATGTCGCTCGGAACGGCGTTCGGCCGCGCCGCATCGTTCGTGAAACGACGGCCCGACGCGTTCGCGGTCGTCGTCGCCCTCCTCGCCGCCGTGCAGGCGCTCAACGCCCCGCGGTTCGTCCTTCGCGGGCAGGCCGCGAACCTCGTCGGGTCCGCGCTCTCGATGTTCGTCGCGCCCTTCCTCACGATACCCGCGCTGTCGCTGGTGTACGCGGACGCCGAGCGCGACGACCGCGTCCCGCTCTCCGCCGCGTTCGAGACGTACGGCGAGCGCGTCCTCCACCTCCTCGGCGCGAACCTCACGATTCTCGGTCTCGTCGTCGCCGCCACGTTCGCGCTCGTCGTGCTCGCGTTCATACCCGTCCTCAACGTCGTGGCGGTCATCACGTTCGTCTTCGGCGTGCTCGTCGCCGTGTTCGTCCTGCAGTTCGTCTCCGCCGCGGTCGTCGTGGACGACGTCGGCGGCCCGAACGCCCTCCGGGAGAGCAAGGAGTTCGTCTCCGAGAACACCGGCGGAGCGGTCGCGTTCGCGGTCGCCCGCCTCGCCGTCACGCTCCCGCCCGCCGTCGCCTTCCTCTTCCTCACGGACGCCGTCCCGCGGGACGCCGCGTTCTCGCTGACGCCCGGCGCGCTCGTCGCCGCGGCGCTCACCGTGCTCGCGTCCGCGTTCATGCACGTCGTCTACCTCCACTACTACCGGGACGTGAAACGCCGTCCGTACTAG
- a CDS encoding DUF5806 family protein: MTEDAEPAGERAARADAQDDEPESDATPGVPEDTGSEDADDVPEDVVSYDRFTKMDGAQYERVNEFLRDRTYITAREWAIARLCADFRTETGVEMTKIGENLPELVPFMTDTYTPQAVNQARAAFEDKVRTAGATFLYGAMSDFFTADELDDVMYEATEVAKFLLEVEGVDLAVEDELDAEERISSVMREVREASDELRHGEECPHCGGDLTTAD; encoded by the coding sequence ATGACTGAGGACGCCGAACCCGCCGGGGAGCGCGCCGCTCGGGCGGACGCGCAAGACGACGAACCGGAATCAGACGCCACGCCCGGCGTCCCCGAGGACACCGGGAGCGAGGACGCGGACGACGTGCCCGAGGACGTGGTCTCCTACGACCGCTTCACGAAGATGGACGGCGCGCAGTACGAGCGCGTGAACGAGTTCCTCCGCGACCGCACCTACATCACGGCCCGCGAGTGGGCGATTGCGCGGCTCTGCGCGGACTTCCGGACGGAGACGGGCGTGGAGATGACGAAGATCGGGGAGAACCTCCCGGAGCTCGTGCCGTTCATGACGGACACGTACACGCCGCAGGCGGTGAATCAGGCGCGTGCGGCGTTCGAGGACAAGGTTCGAACCGCGGGCGCGACCTTCCTCTACGGCGCGATGAGCGACTTCTTCACCGCGGACGAACTGGACGACGTGATGTACGAAGCCACGGAGGTCGCGAAGTTCCTGCTGGAAGTCGAGGGTGTCGACCTCGCCGTCGAAGACGAACTCGACGCCGAGGAACGCATCTCCAGCGTCATGCGGGAGGTCCGGGAGGCGAGCGACGAACTCCGCCACGGCGAGGAGTGCCCGCACTGCGGCGGCGACCTCACCACCGCGGACTAA
- a CDS encoding universal stress protein gives MKVLLGIGGSEDSLDALSKTAERAREAGDDLTVAIVENPESDRTPDEIEDAVARVLDEYDIDATVRHVSGDPGSQLVTIAESEDFDQIALGGGERSPMGKLRLGHIAEFVLLNAHVSVTLVR, from the coding sequence ATGAAGGTCTTGCTCGGAATCGGCGGCAGCGAGGACTCCCTCGACGCGCTCTCGAAGACCGCGGAGCGCGCGCGGGAGGCCGGCGACGACCTCACGGTCGCCATCGTGGAGAACCCGGAGAGCGACCGGACGCCTGACGAAATCGAGGACGCCGTCGCGCGCGTGCTCGACGAGTACGACATCGACGCGACCGTCCGGCACGTCTCCGGCGACCCCGGCAGTCAGCTCGTGACCATCGCGGAGTCGGAGGACTTCGACCAGATAGCGCTCGGCGGCGGTGAGCGCAGTCCGATGGGGAAACTCCGACTCGGCCACATCGCCGAGTTCGTACTCCTGAACGCGCACGTCTCAGTCACCCTCGTCCGATGA
- a CDS encoding GNAT family N-acetyltransferase, with product MTVDEYPDTASGPFPSPPSSFVDGDDRDIEVRAFDEDTDALVEMYVDFSQEDRAQGVPPVGEDRVRDWLDTLTADGYNVVAWHDDRAVGHATLVPDGTGGYELAIFVHQDYQGAGIGTRLLRNLLGHGAEQGVERVWLTVERWNRAAVALYEKVGFETVDTESFELEMAIRV from the coding sequence ATGACCGTCGACGAATATCCCGACACGGCGTCCGGGCCGTTCCCGTCCCCGCCGTCGTCGTTCGTGGACGGCGACGACCGCGACATCGAGGTGCGGGCGTTCGACGAGGACACGGACGCGCTCGTGGAGATGTACGTGGACTTCTCGCAGGAAGACCGCGCGCAGGGCGTGCCGCCCGTCGGCGAGGACCGCGTGCGGGACTGGCTGGACACCCTCACCGCGGACGGCTACAACGTCGTCGCGTGGCACGACGACCGCGCGGTCGGGCACGCCACGCTCGTCCCGGACGGCACGGGCGGGTACGAACTCGCCATCTTCGTCCACCAGGACTACCAGGGCGCGGGCATCGGCACCCGCCTCCTCCGGAACCTCCTCGGGCACGGGGCCGAACAGGGCGTCGAGCGCGTGTGGCTCACCGTCGAGCGCTGGAACCGCGCGGCGGTCGCGCTCTACGAGAAGGTCGGGTTCGAGACCGTGGACACGGAGAGCTTCGAACTCGAAATGGCCATCCGCGTCTAA
- a CDS encoding universal stress protein yields MPLDVDTVLVPVDGGAESVNAAEYAVAIAEKYDATLHALFVAGEQVSRRVESGEVSEDAVADQSEAFADDLRAVADDRVPLDVSIALGFSTTRKMTHPGSVILDAADDLDADFLVVPRETGDDSSAVLEKAAEYVLLYASQPVLSV; encoded by the coding sequence ATGCCCCTCGACGTGGACACCGTGCTCGTTCCCGTGGACGGCGGCGCGGAGTCCGTCAACGCCGCCGAGTACGCGGTCGCCATCGCCGAGAAGTACGACGCCACCCTCCACGCGCTCTTCGTCGCCGGCGAACAGGTGTCGCGCCGCGTGGAGTCCGGCGAGGTGTCGGAGGACGCCGTCGCAGACCAGTCCGAGGCGTTCGCGGACGACCTCCGCGCGGTCGCGGACGACCGCGTCCCCCTCGACGTATCCATCGCGCTCGGGTTCTCCACCACGCGGAAGATGACGCACCCGGGGAGCGTCATCCTCGACGCCGCCGACGACCTGGACGCGGACTTCCTCGTCGTCCCCCGCGAGACCGGCGACGACAGCTCCGCGGTTCTCGAAAAAGCGGCCGAGTACGTCCTTCTCTACGCGAGCCAGCCCGTTCTCTCGGTTTAG
- a CDS encoding sugar phosphate isomerase/epimerase family protein, which produces MRSLDLGFTLGLEMSFAPTVRWAADEGFDFVELLLDGPYARQRVEPRTGEMADALDDHGVGVVVHLPFNPDPGSPFAPVREGVVEELVAGMDTAVELGAEKVVFHPSSDAWRLGWSDEETREFVHDSLDALVPAARERGLDPCLENIVSSYYDATTFPELLERYPEASMTFDTSHAHLAGVSADEMGAFLRAHGERVHHLHLVDTRGDADEHLPVGMGRLDFDPVFDALRETEWAGTATLEIGTSDLDTIAVGKKHVDAYE; this is translated from the coding sequence ATGCGCTCGCTCGACCTCGGCTTCACGCTCGGCCTGGAGATGTCGTTCGCCCCCACGGTTCGCTGGGCGGCCGACGAGGGGTTCGACTTCGTGGAACTCCTCCTCGACGGCCCGTACGCCCGCCAGCGCGTCGAACCCCGGACTGGGGAGATGGCGGACGCGCTCGACGACCACGGCGTCGGCGTCGTGGTGCACTTGCCGTTCAACCCCGACCCCGGGTCGCCGTTCGCGCCCGTCCGCGAGGGCGTCGTCGAGGAACTCGTCGCGGGCATGGACACCGCGGTCGAACTCGGCGCGGAGAAAGTCGTCTTCCACCCGTCCTCGGACGCCTGGCGGCTCGGCTGGAGCGACGAGGAGACCCGGGAGTTCGTGCACGACAGCCTCGACGCGCTCGTCCCCGCGGCGCGCGAACGCGGCCTCGACCCCTGCCTCGAAAACATCGTCTCCAGTTACTACGACGCCACGACGTTCCCCGAACTCCTCGAACGCTACCCCGAGGCGTCGATGACGTTCGACACGAGCCACGCCCATCTCGCCGGCGTGAGCGCCGACGAGATGGGGGCGTTCCTGCGCGCGCACGGCGAGCGCGTCCACCACCTCCACCTCGTGGACACGCGGGGCGACGCCGACGAACACCTCCCCGTCGGGATGGGGCGTCTCGACTTCGACCCCGTGTTCGACGCGCTCCGGGAGACCGAGTGGGCGGGGACGGCGACGCTCGAAATCGGGACGAGCGACCTCGACACCATCGCGGTCGGGAAGAAGCACGTGGACGCCTACGAGTGA
- a CDS encoding universal stress protein, whose product MIGTVVIATDGSESVERAVAVALDLAERFDADVHALYVVDAGEVENAPIDLREELRAALTERGETATGHVVERANTGVTTAVREGRPANEIRAYAREVDADVVATGTRGRHGENRFLVGSVAERVVRTCPVPVLTVRQMASDESA is encoded by the coding sequence ATGATAGGGACGGTCGTCATCGCGACGGACGGCTCGGAGAGCGTCGAGCGCGCCGTCGCGGTCGCCTTGGACCTCGCGGAGCGCTTCGACGCGGACGTGCACGCGCTCTACGTCGTGGACGCCGGCGAGGTGGAGAACGCGCCCATCGACCTCCGGGAGGAACTCCGCGCCGCCCTGACCGAGCGCGGGGAGACGGCGACCGGGCACGTCGTCGAGCGCGCGAACACCGGGGTGACCACGGCCGTCCGGGAGGGCCGGCCCGCGAACGAGATTCGGGCGTACGCCCGCGAGGTGGACGCGGACGTGGTGGCGACGGGCACCCGCGGCCGCCACGGCGAGAACCGCTTTCTCGTCGGATCCGTCGCGGAACGAGTCGTGCGGACGTGTCCCGTGCCCGTGTTGACGGTGCGGCAGATGGCGAGCGACGAGTCCGCATAG
- a CDS encoding DHH family phosphoesterase: MKDWVIDDENLSLERKSLLPGTGFFVPDGIEDEREDREIEARAQDAGVIVVTDPDADGLACAAIIREVYGEGALIPTGPHELADGIRRAAEYGEAGARVFICDLCPDDYADVEVELGLLTEHAASVRWFDHHQWTDSAKRGVRDAGVDLVVGESDEECTADVAVRSIEEDIPRHLIELAAVTRDHDLWLKEDPRSDDLADYSHWVDDEEYADTVQEHGPDLPESAQEYLAERRVEKNDLIERAVSRAEMKSVNGVTVGVTYGRCSQNEVADELREQGADAAVVVKPSGSASIRGSEDFERCHEVARQVQGGGHPRAAGCKPHIYDDMMDYAHHWTTQGAVAKQKILDAFASLPDDEEGADTER; this comes from the coding sequence ATGAAGGACTGGGTTATCGACGACGAGAACCTCTCCCTGGAGCGCAAATCCCTCCTCCCGGGGACGGGATTTTTCGTCCCGGACGGCATCGAAGACGAGCGCGAAGACCGCGAAATCGAGGCGCGCGCGCAGGACGCCGGCGTCATCGTGGTCACCGACCCGGACGCCGACGGCCTCGCGTGCGCCGCCATCATCCGCGAAGTGTACGGCGAGGGCGCGCTCATCCCGACCGGCCCGCACGAGCTCGCGGACGGCATCCGGCGCGCCGCCGAGTACGGCGAAGCGGGCGCGCGCGTGTTCATCTGCGACCTCTGCCCGGACGACTACGCGGACGTGGAGGTCGAACTCGGCCTCCTCACCGAGCACGCGGCGTCCGTGCGGTGGTTCGACCACCACCAGTGGACGGACAGCGCGAAACGCGGCGTCCGCGACGCCGGCGTCGACCTGGTCGTCGGCGAGTCCGACGAGGAGTGCACGGCGGACGTGGCCGTCCGCAGCATCGAAGAGGACATCCCCCGCCACCTCATCGAACTCGCGGCGGTGACGCGCGACCACGACCTCTGGCTGAAAGAAGACCCGCGCTCGGACGACCTCGCGGACTACTCGCACTGGGTGGACGACGAGGAGTACGCCGACACCGTGCAGGAACACGGCCCCGACCTCCCCGAGTCGGCCCAGGAGTACCTCGCGGAGCGCCGCGTCGAGAAGAACGACCTCATCGAGCGCGCGGTGAGTCGCGCCGAGATGAAATCGGTGAACGGCGTGACCGTGGGCGTGACCTACGGGCGGTGTTCGCAGAACGAGGTCGCGGACGAACTCCGCGAGCAGGGCGCGGACGCCGCCGTCGTCGTGAAACCCTCGGGGAGCGCGAGCATCCGCGGGAGCGAGGACTTCGAGCGGTGTCACGAGGTCGCGCGCCAAGTGCAGGGCGGCGGCCACCCGCGCGCCGCGGGCTGTAAACCCCACATCTACGACGACATGATGGACTACGCCCACCACTGGACGACGCAGGGCGCGGTCGCGAAACAGAAAATCCTGGACGCGTTCGCCTCCCTCCCCGACGACGAGGAGGGCGCGGACACCGAGCGCTAG
- a CDS encoding DUF5807 family protein, with the protein MSTYEEFLDGEHPEHVAVYLTEGMVGDLGPLEQYGERTDDGIVLVVPGDQGRSVFKQVTGMEAMQFSQQAMGTNGDIADSLAGGDCPSKHPDEPASDHETEFVFAFFEEQNEEVGGLYAEGDVMHAYAYCECGTAYSDRWVV; encoded by the coding sequence ATGAGTACGTACGAGGAGTTCCTCGACGGCGAGCACCCCGAACACGTCGCCGTCTACCTCACCGAGGGGATGGTGGGCGACCTCGGGCCGCTCGAACAGTACGGCGAACGCACCGACGACGGCATCGTCCTCGTCGTCCCCGGCGACCAGGGCCGTAGCGTCTTCAAGCAGGTGACAGGGATGGAGGCGATGCAGTTCAGCCAGCAGGCGATGGGGACGAACGGCGACATCGCGGACTCGCTCGCGGGCGGCGACTGCCCGAGCAAGCACCCCGACGAACCGGCGAGCGACCACGAGACGGAGTTCGTGTTCGCGTTCTTCGAGGAGCAAAACGAGGAAGTCGGCGGTCTGTACGCGGAGGGCGACGTGATGCACGCGTACGCGTACTGCGAGTGCGGCACCGCGTACTCCGACCGCTGGGTCGTCTAG
- a CDS encoding 30S ribosomal protein S6e: MATFDVVVADPEAGESHQFEVDGQDANRFLGRELGDEVDGDAVGLTGYTVELTGGSDAAGRPMRPDVRGSGLADLLLGGGPGFNPSRDGERKRVSVRGREVSEETAQLNVKITEYGEESVASLLGEDEDAE; the protein is encoded by the coding sequence ATGGCTACGTTCGATGTCGTGGTGGCCGACCCCGAGGCGGGTGAGAGCCACCAGTTCGAAGTTGACGGACAGGACGCCAATCGATTCCTCGGTCGGGAACTCGGCGACGAAGTGGACGGCGACGCCGTGGGACTGACCGGCTACACGGTCGAACTGACTGGCGGCAGCGACGCCGCCGGCCGTCCGATGCGCCCCGACGTCCGCGGGAGCGGGCTCGCCGACCTCCTGCTCGGCGGCGGCCCCGGGTTCAACCCCAGCCGCGACGGCGAACGCAAGCGCGTGAGCGTTCGCGGCCGCGAGGTCTCCGAGGAGACCGCCCAGCTCAACGTCAAAATCACCGAGTACGGCGAGGAATCCGTCGCCTCCCTGCTCGGCGAGGACGAAGACGCCGAGTAG
- a CDS encoding MBL fold metallo-hydrolase: MEIRFLGGAREVGRSAILVDDSLLLDYGMRTGNPPQFPLDADPDAVVASHGHLDHVGALPSLLSGDARPPIHWTPPTRDLANTLARDTLKLHGGTLACPFTETDVHRMSEVSVTHGYGESFEAAGYEVTFYDAGHIPGSAHVLVDDGETRLLYTGDFHVDDPDADGVGGQRLVAGSRARPDADAVIVESTYSDVHHDPRGAVEERFAERVANTVWEGGTVVVPAFAIGRTQEVLMVCDAYDIDCYVDGMGKDVTRSVLQHPAFLRDADALRRAKGHARFVTGRQGQKKRIADQNTVVVTTSGMLSGGPAMTYVPEIAGHPRNLVAFTGHQVEGTPGRELLDTGQTELDGRRMRVSARIDQYDFSAHADRDGIRGFLDSYRDAAVLVNHGDRCPAFAAELREDGWDTRAPERGEPVRV; encoded by the coding sequence ATGGAGATACGGTTTCTCGGTGGCGCGCGCGAGGTCGGGCGGAGCGCGATTCTCGTGGACGACAGCCTCCTGCTCGACTACGGGATGCGCACCGGGAACCCGCCGCAGTTCCCGTTGGACGCCGACCCGGACGCGGTCGTCGCCTCGCACGGCCACCTCGACCACGTCGGCGCGCTCCCGAGTCTCCTCTCCGGGGACGCGCGGCCGCCGATTCACTGGACGCCGCCGACGCGAGACCTCGCGAACACGCTCGCCAGGGACACCCTGAAACTGCACGGCGGCACGCTCGCGTGCCCGTTCACGGAGACGGACGTCCACCGGATGAGCGAGGTATCAGTGACGCACGGCTACGGCGAGTCGTTCGAGGCGGCGGGGTACGAGGTGACGTTCTACGACGCCGGCCACATCCCCGGGAGCGCGCACGTCCTCGTCGACGACGGGGAGACGCGCCTGCTCTACACGGGCGATTTCCACGTGGACGACCCGGACGCGGACGGCGTGGGCGGTCAGCGACTCGTCGCGGGGTCGCGGGCGCGCCCGGACGCGGACGCCGTCATCGTCGAGAGCACGTACAGCGACGTACACCACGACCCCCGGGGCGCGGTCGAGGAGCGGTTCGCGGAACGGGTCGCGAACACCGTCTGGGAGGGCGGCACGGTCGTCGTGCCCGCGTTCGCCATCGGCCGCACCCAGGAGGTGCTCATGGTGTGCGACGCGTACGACATCGACTGCTACGTGGACGGGATGGGGAAGGACGTGACGCGGAGCGTCCTCCAACACCCCGCGTTCCTCCGGGACGCGGACGCGCTCCGGCGAGCGAAGGGACACGCGCGGTTCGTCACCGGACGGCAGGGACAGAAGAAACGCATCGCCGACCAGAACACGGTCGTCGTCACCACGTCCGGGATGCTCTCGGGCGGCCCCGCGATGACGTACGTCCCCGAAATCGCCGGCCACCCCCGGAACCTCGTCGCGTTCACCGGCCACCAGGTCGAGGGAACGCCCGGCCGGGAGTTGCTCGACACCGGCCAGACGGAACTCGACGGCCGGCGGATGCGGGTGAGCGCGCGCATCGACCAGTACGACTTCTCGGCGCACGCCGACCGCGACGGCATCCGCGGATTCCTCGATTCCTATCGGGACGCCGCGGTGCTCGTGAACCACGGCGACCGCTGTCCGGCGTTCGCGGCCGAACTCCGCGAGGACGGCTGGGACACCCGTGCGCCCGAGCGCGGCGAGCCCGTCAGGGTCTGA